In one Deinococcus humi genomic region, the following are encoded:
- the minE gene encoding cell division topological specificity factor MinE, protein MFSWLKRGRTKETLKDRLELVLAYDRAQIPPGKVEALRNDLLEVVQRYFPTGHSSIEIEQRGDMVVLLANIPIDENAQGRTKP, encoded by the coding sequence ATGTTTTCCTGGCTCAAGCGTGGACGGACCAAGGAGACCCTGAAAGACCGCCTGGAACTGGTGCTGGCCTATGACCGCGCCCAGATTCCCCCCGGCAAGGTCGAGGCGCTCAGGAATGATCTGCTGGAAGTCGTGCAGCGCTATTTCCCCACTGGCCATAGCAGCATCGAGATCGAGCAGCGCGGCGACATGGTGGTGCTGCTGGCCAACATCCCCATCGACGAGAACGCGCAGGGCCGCACCAAGCCCTGA
- the minD gene encoding septum site-determining protein MinD, with protein MDAKVIVVTSGKGGVGKTTTTANIGAALAKLGEKVVVIDVDVGLRNLDVVMGLESRVVFDLIDVLEGKCRMSQALIRDKRIENLHLLPASQTRDKDALDPEVFKDVVRGLIETEGFDRVLIDSPAGIESGFKTAAAPATGALVVVNPEVSSVRDADRIIGLLEAQQVNEIRLVINRLRPKMVASGNMLSEADILDILGVKPIGVVPEDEGIIVSTNVGEPAVLGKTRAGEAFMATARRLKGEDVPYPKPDVEGGFLAALRRLFGGA; from the coding sequence ATGGATGCTAAGGTAATTGTGGTCACGTCGGGCAAGGGTGGCGTGGGAAAAACCACGACCACCGCGAATATTGGAGCGGCGCTTGCCAAGCTCGGCGAGAAGGTTGTGGTCATTGATGTGGACGTGGGCCTGCGGAACCTGGACGTGGTCATGGGTCTGGAATCGCGGGTGGTTTTTGACCTGATTGATGTGCTGGAGGGCAAGTGCCGCATGAGTCAGGCCCTGATCCGCGACAAGCGCATCGAGAACCTGCACCTGCTGCCGGCCAGCCAGACCCGCGACAAGGACGCGCTGGACCCCGAAGTCTTCAAGGACGTCGTGCGCGGCCTGATCGAGACCGAGGGCTTTGACCGCGTGCTGATCGATTCGCCCGCCGGGATCGAGTCGGGCTTCAAGACGGCGGCGGCCCCGGCGACGGGCGCGTTGGTGGTGGTCAACCCCGAGGTCTCCAGCGTGCGCGACGCGGACCGCATCATCGGTCTGCTTGAGGCGCAGCAGGTCAATGAAATTCGGCTGGTCATCAACCGCCTGCGCCCCAAGATGGTCGCCAGCGGCAACATGCTGTCCGAGGCCGATATTCTGGACATCCTGGGGGTCAAGCCCATTGGCGTGGTGCCTGAAGACGAGGGCATAATCGTGTCCACCAACGTGGGCGAGCCCGCCGTGCTGGGCAAGACCCGCGCGGGCGAGGCTTTCATGGCGACGGCCCGCCGCCTGAAGGGTGAAGACGTGCCGTACCCCAAACCCGATGTGGAGGGTGGATTCCTGGCTGCCCTGCGCCGTCTGTTCGGGGGGGCCTGA
- a CDS encoding S9 family peptidase, whose amino-acid sequence MPDRSETRPPDAERQTITHIIHGEQRLDDYHWLKTRGKADAGVLGHLEAENAYLDTVMLPLRETQAAIYRELLSHLQEDDEQPPLQDGEWLYFTRTLEGKAHPVFLRRPHAGGDEQLLLDVNALTKSEGLDNVWVSHTRPSPDGRYWAYLMDRTGQEVWELRVLDIRTGELAEPALTGLSGWTLAWHADSSALLYATEDDTQRADRIWRHTLGQPQGADELLFQEDDPTFRVGAGLSENGATLLIASEANMAQEWLALDARDAGATPQTVLPRERGTEATLADGGDHWLVLTNAGGAEEFKLVRLPKDGELDLGAAAEVLPYTAERYLTGMHLFKDHLLLSGREGGFTRLWVLPRSADGYGAARRVEFPEDSATVRIGGNRVYETDTARILYTSLTRPTEHLDLNLDTLETTLIKATPVPNYDPSQYVSEMVWATADDGEQVPVSVVRRRDTVLPAPTLLYGYGSYGIPVDPAFSMTRLPLLDRGWVWAIAHIRGGSERGRGWYDAGRLKNKMNTFTDFVAAGEHLRATGLAGDLVAMGRSAGGLLMGAVVNLRPDLWKAAFVGVPFVDVLSTMLDASIPLTTAEYDEWGNPNDAGAYATMRAYSPYDNLKAGVYPHLFVSTGLNDPRVAYWEPAKYVARLRTLRQSGSGMLVLKTNMGAGHGGSSSRYDALNEAAEEYAFALAAVNGDLQGE is encoded by the coding sequence ATGCCTGATCGTTCAGAAACCCGGCCACCCGACGCAGAGCGGCAAACCATCACCCACATCATTCATGGCGAGCAGCGCCTGGACGACTACCACTGGCTCAAGACGCGCGGCAAGGCCGACGCCGGCGTGCTGGGCCATCTGGAGGCCGAGAACGCCTACCTGGACACGGTGATGTTGCCTCTGCGCGAGACGCAGGCAGCGATCTACCGTGAACTCCTCTCGCACCTGCAGGAGGACGACGAGCAGCCCCCCCTTCAGGACGGCGAATGGCTGTATTTCACGCGCACGTTGGAGGGCAAGGCGCACCCGGTCTTCCTGCGCCGCCCGCACGCCGGAGGGGACGAGCAGCTCCTGCTGGACGTGAACGCACTGACGAAGAGCGAGGGCCTGGACAACGTGTGGGTCTCTCACACCCGCCCCAGCCCGGATGGCCGCTACTGGGCCTACCTGATGGACCGGACCGGGCAGGAGGTCTGGGAACTGCGCGTGCTGGACATCCGGACCGGGGAGCTGGCCGAGCCTGCACTGACCGGCCTCAGCGGCTGGACCCTGGCCTGGCATGCCGACAGCTCGGCCCTGCTGTACGCCACCGAGGACGACACCCAGCGTGCCGACCGGATCTGGCGACACACGCTCGGGCAGCCCCAGGGCGCCGACGAACTGCTGTTCCAGGAGGATGACCCCACCTTCCGGGTGGGCGCGGGCCTCTCGGAGAATGGGGCAACCCTGCTGATCGCCAGTGAGGCGAACATGGCCCAGGAATGGCTGGCGCTGGACGCCCGCGACGCTGGCGCCACACCCCAGACCGTCCTGCCGCGCGAACGGGGCACCGAGGCCACCCTGGCCGACGGCGGCGATCACTGGCTGGTCCTGACCAACGCCGGGGGCGCGGAGGAATTCAAGCTGGTGCGGCTGCCCAAAGACGGCGAGCTGGATCTCGGGGCCGCCGCCGAGGTGTTGCCCTACACCGCCGAGCGCTACCTGACGGGCATGCACCTGTTCAAGGACCACCTGCTGCTGTCGGGCCGCGAGGGCGGCTTCACGCGTCTGTGGGTGCTGCCACGCAGCGCGGACGGCTACGGCGCGGCCCGCCGGGTGGAGTTCCCGGAAGACAGCGCCACCGTCCGCATTGGCGGCAACCGGGTGTACGAGACCGACACGGCGCGCATCCTCTACACCAGCCTGACCCGGCCGACCGAACATCTGGATCTCAATCTGGACACGCTGGAGACCACGCTGATCAAGGCCACGCCGGTCCCGAACTACGACCCTTCCCAGTACGTCTCCGAAATGGTCTGGGCCACGGCGGATGACGGCGAACAGGTGCCTGTGAGCGTGGTGCGCCGCCGCGACACGGTTCTGCCTGCGCCGACGCTGCTGTACGGCTATGGCAGCTACGGCATTCCCGTGGACCCGGCGTTTTCCATGACCCGGCTGCCGCTGCTGGACCGGGGTTGGGTCTGGGCCATCGCGCACATCCGGGGCGGCTCGGAGCGCGGGCGGGGCTGGTACGACGCGGGCCGGTTGAAGAACAAGATGAACACCTTTACCGACTTCGTGGCGGCAGGCGAACACCTGCGGGCAACGGGTCTGGCGGGCGATCTGGTGGCGATGGGCCGCAGCGCGGGCGGGTTGCTGATGGGCGCAGTCGTGAACCTGCGTCCAGACCTGTGGAAAGCCGCCTTCGTGGGTGTGCCGTTCGTGGACGTGCTGAGCACCATGCTGGACGCCAGCATTCCGCTGACCACTGCCGAGTACGACGAGTGGGGCAATCCCAACGACGCGGGAGCCTACGCCACCATGCGCGCCTACAGCCCCTACGACAACCTGAAGGCAGGCGTGTACCCACACCTGTTCGTCTCCACCGGCCTCAATGATCCGCGCGTGGCGTACTGGGAGCCGGCCAAGTACGTGGCGCGGCTGCGAACCCTGCGCCAGTCTGGCAGCGGCATGCTGGTCCTCAAAACCAACATGGGCGCGGGTCACGGCGGCAGCAGCAGCCGTTACGACGCCCTGAACGAGGCGGCGGAGGAATACGCCTTCGCGCTGGCGGCGGTGAACGGGGACTTGCAGGGAGAATAA
- a CDS encoding pseudouridine-5'-phosphate glycosidase, with amino-acid sequence MTLHPISPEIAALMDLTPEVAAALEAGRPVVALESTIISHGMPYPQNVGMARDVEAIVRDNGATPATIAVLGGRLKVGLSPDELETLATDKSVQKISTRDLPVTVALGQNGATTVASTMRIASLAGIRVFATGGTGGVHRDAGHTMDISADLLELARTEVCVVSAGVKSILDIGLTLEVLETQGVPAITLGSQVFPAFYSRHSGFASPLSVGSEAEAARVLHAKWTLGLGGGVLLANPVPEEAEIPAREMEGQIEQALSDMNALGLTGKDTTPYLLGRIVEITGGRSLETNIALVRHNAAVAARVAVEYARLGA; translated from the coding sequence ATGACGCTCCACCCCATCTCTCCTGAAATCGCCGCCCTGATGGACCTGACCCCGGAAGTCGCCGCCGCGCTTGAGGCAGGCAGACCCGTGGTGGCGCTGGAAAGCACCATCATCAGCCACGGTATGCCCTACCCGCAAAACGTCGGGATGGCACGTGACGTGGAGGCCATCGTGCGCGACAACGGCGCCACGCCCGCCACCATCGCCGTGCTGGGTGGACGGCTGAAGGTAGGCCTCAGCCCCGACGAACTGGAAACACTCGCCACCGACAAGTCCGTGCAGAAGATCAGCACCCGTGACCTGCCAGTGACGGTGGCGCTGGGGCAGAACGGCGCCACCACCGTGGCCTCCACCATGCGGATCGCGTCACTTGCAGGCATCCGCGTGTTCGCCACGGGAGGCACGGGCGGCGTCCACCGCGACGCCGGCCACACGATGGACATCAGCGCGGATCTGCTGGAACTGGCCCGCACCGAGGTCTGCGTGGTCAGCGCCGGGGTCAAGAGCATCCTGGATATCGGCCTGACGCTCGAAGTCCTCGAAACCCAGGGCGTACCCGCCATCACGCTGGGGAGCCAGGTGTTTCCTGCCTTCTATTCCCGTCACAGCGGCTTTGCCTCGCCCCTGAGCGTGGGCAGCGAGGCCGAGGCTGCCCGCGTCCTGCACGCCAAGTGGACGCTGGGCCTGGGCGGGGGCGTCCTGCTCGCCAACCCTGTTCCCGAGGAGGCGGAGATTCCCGCCCGGGAGATGGAGGGGCAGATCGAACAGGCGCTCTCGGATATGAACGCGCTGGGGCTGACGGGCAAGGACACCACGCCGTACCTGCTGGGGCGCATCGTGGAGATCACGGGCGGGCGCAGCCTGGAGACCAACATTGCCCTGGTGCGTCACAACGCGGCGGTGGCCGCCAGGGTAGCGGTGGAGTACGCGCGCCTAGGGGCATAA
- a CDS encoding dienelactone hydrolase family protein: MISPEQIETVQVHSRGRCLPAYLARPAVTDGNAPGVLVLHEAFGLNDDIRGIANRFAQAGYIALAVDLFAEQNRVVCMTRMLSGIFLNSLEHGGVHDTRAALTVLSEMDGVDASRLGAVGFCMGGSLAVAMACTDERVQAIAPYYGFNPRPLEAVRRSCPVVGSYPGKDPTTGQGEQLRAALTAAGIPNDIKLYEGARHSFANDGPNFDAVASVDAWNRVMAFFDEHVVGAGQNRLAGRG, encoded by the coding sequence ATGATTTCACCTGAACAAATTGAGACTGTCCAGGTTCACTCCAGGGGCCGCTGCCTGCCCGCCTATCTCGCGCGCCCCGCCGTCACGGATGGGAACGCGCCGGGCGTGCTGGTCCTGCACGAGGCGTTCGGGCTGAACGACGACATCCGGGGCATCGCGAACCGTTTCGCGCAGGCGGGTTACATCGCCCTCGCGGTGGACCTGTTCGCCGAGCAAAACCGCGTGGTCTGCATGACCCGCATGTTGTCGGGCATCTTCCTGAATTCGCTGGAGCACGGGGGCGTGCACGACACCCGCGCGGCCCTGACCGTGCTGAGCGAAATGGACGGCGTCGACGCCTCCCGGCTGGGGGCGGTGGGGTTCTGCATGGGCGGCAGCCTGGCGGTGGCAATGGCCTGTACCGATGAGCGCGTGCAGGCCATCGCCCCGTATTACGGCTTCAATCCGCGCCCGCTGGAGGCCGTGCGGCGCAGCTGTCCGGTGGTGGGCAGCTACCCCGGCAAAGATCCCACCACCGGGCAGGGCGAGCAGCTCCGCGCCGCCCTCACGGCGGCGGGCATTCCCAACGACATCAAGCTCTACGAGGGCGCCAGACACTCGTTCGCCAATGACGGCCCCAACTTCGACGCCGTTGCCAGCGTGGACGCCTGGAACCGGGTGATGGCATTTTTCGACGAGCATGTGGTTGGAGCGGGTCAGAACAGGTTGGCAGGCAGGGGCTAG
- a CDS encoding serine hydrolase domain-containing protein: MFRRDPVKLALARVSAVIGIDTGALLGLTRGVFRRGGVLAALRGEQQVILSLGGVDTRGAFELASVTKPFTGALAGTLVEAGRLDWEIPLARLGGPFARLPPHLTPLALSTHTAGLPMHPARAAVTVFTRFHDPYGNMGATDAIASARRWSLLAGAPPRSAGGFAYSNLGAGVLALALAHAAGEEVSAAGYGRALHGWVTGPLGLGVSLTPAGAVVRPAGPLGGGSMTGFGPLVGAGGLFGTAADLLGFGASRLGAPPAPLLRPAGLPRHIRGVTPGWMVSSPDGEVRWHDGLARGTRTGLGLNLRTGTVVALLARGTDSPLGPRGVLPTLLLALLGAGREQWR, encoded by the coding sequence ATGTTCCGCCGTGATCCCGTGAAACTAGCCCTCGCCCGCGTCTCGGCGGTAATCGGGATAGACACTGGGGCGCTGCTGGGGCTGACCCGTGGCGTCTTCCGGCGCGGGGGTGTGCTGGCGGCACTGCGCGGCGAGCAGCAGGTAATCCTGTCACTGGGCGGCGTGGACACGCGCGGCGCCTTTGAATTGGCGAGCGTGACCAAGCCCTTCACAGGGGCGCTGGCCGGGACGCTGGTGGAGGCCGGGCGGCTGGATTGGGAGATACCGCTGGCCCGTCTGGGCGGCCCGTTTGCGCGTCTGCCGCCCCATCTCACTCCTCTGGCCCTGTCCACCCACACGGCGGGCTTGCCGATGCACCCGGCGCGGGCGGCGGTCACGGTCTTCACGCGGTTCCATGATCCCTACGGCAACATGGGGGCCACCGATGCGATTGCCAGTGCGCGGCGTTGGTCGCTTCTGGCCGGAGCGCCGCCCAGAAGCGCTGGAGGGTTCGCGTATTCCAATCTGGGCGCAGGCGTGCTGGCCCTGGCCCTGGCCCACGCGGCGGGCGAGGAGGTCAGCGCGGCGGGCTATGGACGGGCGCTGCACGGCTGGGTCACCGGGCCGCTGGGTCTGGGCGTCTCGCTGACGCCAGCGGGCGCCGTGGTGCGGCCTGCGGGGCCGCTGGGCGGCGGGAGCATGACTGGCTTCGGTCCGCTGGTCGGAGCGGGAGGGCTGTTCGGCACGGCGGCGGATCTGCTGGGTTTTGGCGCTTCGCGGCTGGGGGCGCCGCCCGCGCCCCTGTTGCGTCCGGCTGGCCTACCCCGGCACATTCGCGGCGTGACCCCCGGCTGGATGGTTTCCAGCCCAGACGGAGAGGTCCGCTGGCACGACGGTCTGGCCCGTGGCACCCGCACGGGATTGGGCCTGAATCTCCGGACGGGTACGGTGGTGGCCCTTCTGGCGCGTGGCACCGATTCGCCGCTCGGCCCGCGCGGGGTCCTGCCGACGCTGCTGCTGGCGCTGCTGGGGGCTGGGCGAGAACAGTGGCGGTAA
- the metK gene encoding methionine adenosyltransferase — protein MQKFYTSESVSEGHPDKLADFISDSILDEFLRQEPGSRVAVETLLTTGMAVVAGEVRAETAHVDIQKTVREAVKTVGYTRAIYGFDAEYSAVLVAIHEQSPEIGAGVDTSEEWREMTPEQQADPSNAHSRIGAGDQGLMFGYATDETPELMPLPISLAHALTRRLAELRKDGTLSYLRPDAKAQVTVVRDGEPHEGGAVSVDTVVISTQHDEEATQEQIRADMLEHVIRAVIPAELLTADTKYFINPSGRFVIGGPHGDTGLTGRKIIVDTYGGAVPHGGGAFSGKDPTKVDRSAAYYARYIAKNLVAAGLARRALVEVAYAIGRANPVSLRVDTYGTGTLSDERLAELVGAHFDARPQSIIAQLSLQRPIYAQTAAYGHFGRPEFPWEQTDRADGLRLASASQEAQAAGV, from the coding sequence ATGCAAAAGTTCTACACCTCGGAATCGGTTTCGGAAGGCCACCCGGACAAGCTCGCAGACTTCATCTCGGACAGCATTCTGGACGAATTTCTGCGCCAGGAACCGGGCAGCCGTGTGGCGGTGGAAACCCTGCTGACCACCGGCATGGCCGTGGTGGCGGGCGAGGTCCGCGCCGAGACCGCCCACGTGGATATTCAGAAAACCGTGCGCGAGGCCGTCAAGACGGTGGGCTATACCCGCGCCATCTACGGCTTTGACGCCGAGTACAGCGCCGTGCTGGTGGCGATCCACGAGCAATCTCCGGAAATCGGGGCGGGCGTGGACACCTCCGAGGAATGGCGCGAGATGACCCCGGAGCAGCAGGCCGATCCGTCCAACGCCCACAGCCGCATCGGCGCGGGCGATCAGGGGCTGATGTTCGGCTACGCTACCGACGAAACGCCCGAACTGATGCCGCTGCCGATCTCGCTGGCGCACGCGCTGACGCGCCGGCTCGCGGAACTGCGCAAGGACGGCACGCTGAGCTACCTGCGCCCCGACGCCAAAGCCCAGGTGACGGTGGTGCGTGACGGCGAGCCTCACGAGGGCGGCGCGGTCAGCGTGGATACCGTGGTGATCAGCACCCAGCATGACGAGGAAGCGACCCAGGAGCAGATCCGGGCGGACATGCTGGAACACGTCATCCGCGCGGTGATTCCGGCTGAACTGCTGACCGCCGACACCAAGTACTTCATCAATCCCAGCGGGCGTTTCGTGATCGGCGGCCCGCACGGCGACACCGGTCTGACCGGACGCAAGATCATCGTGGACACCTACGGCGGGGCGGTGCCACACGGCGGCGGGGCGTTCAGCGGCAAGGATCCCACCAAGGTGGACCGCTCGGCGGCCTACTACGCCCGTTACATCGCCAAGAATCTGGTCGCCGCCGGGCTGGCCCGCCGCGCCCTGGTGGAGGTGGCCTACGCCATTGGCCGTGCCAACCCGGTCAGCCTGCGGGTGGACACCTACGGTACGGGCACCCTGAGCGACGAGCGGCTGGCCGAACTGGTGGGGGCCCACTTCGACGCCCGCCCTCAGTCGATCATCGCGCAACTGAGCCTTCAGCGTCCGATCTACGCGCAGACCGCCGCCTACGGCCACTTCGGACGCCCTGAGTTTCCCTGGGAGCAGACGGACCGCGCCGATGGGTTGCGGCTGGCCTCCGCAAGCCAGGAGGCTCAGGCCGCAGGGGTGTAG
- a CDS encoding FtsW/RodA/SpoVE family cell cycle protein, giving the protein MREAFKYDLRFPLVIAALLLVGLMTVSTAALSPRAAPGIFTKQLVGVALAAVPLALLWWAGRDRIYAFAPWVFGTALVLQASTFLIGREINGQRNWIEFGPLQFQPLEILKFALILMLAVVLRAGYRGLKTYLWAFAVFLPAVGLVAVSDIGGALVLSVIFGVMLLAARIPWWHALLAVLLVGAAVPTVLYPHLEPYQQKRLTIFLDPYQDPRGAGYQVIQSTIAVGSGGVQGKGYKGGSQSHNGFLPEAHTDFAFSTWAEEQGLVGGLAVLALYGLLFWGLAGMAAGSPRLQDQILFAGVLGQVGFQALENIGAALGVLPLTGITLPLISYGLSSLVSTLATLGLAYVIYRDRFEGSI; this is encoded by the coding sequence GTGAGGGAAGCTTTCAAGTATGACCTGCGTTTTCCGCTGGTGATTGCGGCGCTGTTGCTGGTGGGGCTGATGACGGTCAGTACCGCGGCGCTGTCACCGCGCGCTGCGCCGGGCATTTTCACCAAGCAACTCGTCGGGGTGGCCCTGGCCGCCGTTCCACTGGCGCTGCTGTGGTGGGCGGGCCGGGACCGCATCTACGCTTTCGCGCCGTGGGTGTTCGGGACCGCCCTGGTGCTGCAGGCCAGCACCTTCCTCATTGGCCGCGAGATCAACGGCCAGCGCAACTGGATCGAATTCGGTCCTCTGCAATTCCAGCCGCTGGAAATCCTGAAATTCGCCTTGATCCTCATGCTGGCCGTGGTCTTACGCGCCGGCTACAGGGGCCTGAAAACCTACCTGTGGGCCTTCGCGGTGTTCCTGCCTGCTGTGGGGCTGGTGGCCGTGTCGGACATTGGCGGGGCGCTGGTGCTGAGCGTCATCTTCGGCGTGATGCTGCTGGCCGCCCGCATTCCGTGGTGGCACGCGCTGCTGGCCGTGCTGCTGGTGGGCGCTGCCGTGCCGACAGTGCTGTACCCGCACCTGGAGCCGTATCAGCAAAAGCGCCTGACCATCTTCCTCGATCCGTACCAGGACCCGCGCGGAGCGGGGTATCAGGTGATTCAGAGCACCATCGCGGTGGGATCGGGCGGCGTGCAGGGCAAGGGCTACAAGGGGGGCAGCCAGTCGCACAACGGCTTCCTGCCCGAAGCACACACCGATTTCGCCTTCAGCACCTGGGCTGAGGAGCAGGGGCTTGTGGGCGGCTTGGCGGTGCTGGCCCTGTACGGTCTGCTGTTCTGGGGATTGGCGGGGATGGCGGCGGGCTCGCCGCGCCTGCAGGACCAGATCCTGTTTGCGGGCGTGCTGGGCCAGGTGGGCTTTCAGGCGCTGGAAAACATCGGCGCGGCGCTGGGGGTACTGCCGCTGACCGGAATCACGCTGCCGCTGATCAGCTACGGCTTGAGCAGTCTGGTCAGCACCCTGGCGACGCTGGGGCTGGCCTACGTGATCTACCGGGACCGCTTCGAGGGATCGATCTGA
- a CDS encoding MFS transporter, producing MWGGFFAVIPLVTVHFAGSVASGGLGWAAASVGLVLGLRQLTQQGLTVLGGAWADRVGPKPLILAGCVLRSLGFAWMAFSGTLPILLASALLAGIGGGLFDAPKNAAITAVTHPAHRTRLFSLTSISGNLGMVTGPLIGAALLGLGFQVAALASASVYLVAAAVMGLTLPHVRPPSRPPGSGMAGLRAAAANAPFRRFTLVLIGYFLLSTQINVAITLKAIALAGPQATGPLYAVSAGLAVALQYPLLRLAERYLRVRTVLTLAVCTVGLALGLMALADGFGALLLCVGLYSLGTMLVYPTQQTLTARFAPAGQVGSYFGFSAISLGIGGALGSVLGGWLVDAGASLGWPALPWLLLAATGFLTAWGLRWALRDLAPAPR from the coding sequence ATGTGGGGCGGGTTCTTCGCCGTGATTCCGCTGGTGACGGTGCATTTTGCGGGTTCGGTGGCCTCTGGGGGACTGGGCTGGGCGGCGGCCAGCGTGGGGCTGGTGCTGGGGCTGCGCCAGCTGACGCAGCAGGGCCTGACGGTGCTGGGCGGGGCGTGGGCCGACCGGGTGGGGCCAAAGCCCCTGATCCTGGCCGGATGCGTGCTGCGCTCGCTGGGCTTCGCGTGGATGGCCTTCAGCGGCACCCTGCCCATCCTGCTGGCCTCGGCCCTGCTGGCGGGCATCGGGGGAGGCCTGTTCGACGCGCCCAAAAACGCGGCGATCACGGCAGTCACCCATCCCGCACACCGCACGCGGCTGTTCAGCTTGACCAGCATCTCGGGCAACCTGGGCATGGTCACCGGTCCCCTGATCGGCGCGGCGCTGCTGGGACTGGGCTTTCAGGTGGCGGCGCTGGCCTCGGCGTCGGTGTATCTGGTGGCTGCCGCCGTGATGGGCCTGACCCTCCCGCATGTGCGCCCGCCCAGCCGACCGCCGGGCAGCGGCATGGCCGGGTTGCGGGCCGCCGCCGCCAACGCTCCCTTTCGCCGGTTCACGCTGGTGTTGATCGGGTACTTTCTGCTGAGCACGCAGATCAACGTGGCCATTACCCTCAAGGCCATCGCGCTGGCCGGGCCGCAGGCCACAGGACCGCTGTACGCGGTGTCGGCGGGTCTGGCAGTGGCGCTGCAATATCCGCTGCTGCGCCTCGCCGAGCGCTACCTGCGCGTCCGCACCGTGCTGACGCTGGCGGTGTGCACGGTGGGCCTGGCACTGGGCCTGATGGCGCTGGCCGATGGCTTCGGCGCGCTGCTGCTGTGCGTGGGCCTGTACAGCCTGGGCACCATGCTGGTCTATCCCACGCAACAGACGCTGACCGCCCGTTTCGCGCCAGCTGGGCAGGTCGGCAGCTATTTTGGCTTCAGCGCGATCAGTCTGGGCATAGGTGGGGCGCTGGGCAGCGTGCTGGGCGGCTGGCTGGTGGACGCGGGGGCGAGCCTGGGCTGGCCTGCCCTGCCGTGGCTGTTGCTGGCCGCGACTGGATTCCTGACCGCCTGGGGGCTGCGCTGGGCGCTGCGCGATCTGGCCCCGGCCCCCCGCTGA
- a CDS encoding carbohydrate kinase family protein yields the protein MSSLLPPQVLVVGGANMDLKVQTLAPAVPGTSNPGRAAQTPGGVARNVAETLAHLGVRVALLSAVGADVLGDTLLRLTAAAGVDVSPTLRVPEHATGTYTAVLDNGGELLIAVAAMEVMGALTPAAVTRQEALFRDANFIVADGNLSPETLAVLLRLGREGGSRVIFEPVSVPKAARLLPALNSGHAPWAITPNLAELATLVGTEVPDDAATIREAALKLHGHGAEVVWVRRGLRGSLLSVADEVHEFPALSADVVDVTGAGDAMLAAFLAALLAEESLPEAGREAHAAAALTVESAQTVVPGLSRAAVRQRLVQSTE from the coding sequence ATGTCCTCCCTTCTTCCCCCCCAGGTGCTCGTGGTCGGCGGCGCAAACATGGACCTCAAGGTACAGACACTGGCCCCTGCCGTTCCTGGCACCAGCAATCCGGGCCGCGCCGCGCAGACCCCCGGCGGCGTGGCCCGCAACGTCGCCGAGACGCTGGCCCATCTGGGCGTGCGCGTGGCCCTGCTCTCGGCCGTGGGTGCCGACGTGCTGGGCGATACGTTGCTGCGGCTGACAGCAGCGGCGGGCGTGGACGTGTCGCCCACCCTGCGCGTCCCGGAACACGCCACCGGAACGTACACGGCGGTGCTGGACAACGGTGGGGAGTTGTTGATCGCGGTGGCCGCCATGGAGGTCATGGGTGCCCTGACTCCAGCAGCGGTGACCCGGCAGGAGGCGCTGTTCCGGGACGCGAATTTTATCGTCGCCGACGGCAATCTGTCGCCCGAGACGCTCGCCGTCCTGCTGAGACTGGGCAGGGAGGGGGGTAGCAGGGTCATCTTTGAGCCGGTCAGCGTGCCCAAAGCGGCGCGGCTGCTCCCCGCGCTGAACAGTGGGCACGCGCCCTGGGCCATCACACCCAATCTGGCCGAACTCGCGACGCTGGTGGGAACAGAGGTGCCCGATGATGCGGCCACCATCCGTGAGGCGGCGCTCAAGTTGCACGGGCACGGCGCCGAAGTCGTGTGGGTCCGGCGCGGCCTGCGCGGCAGTCTGCTGTCGGTGGCAGACGAGGTCCACGAATTTCCCGCCCTGAGCGCAGACGTGGTGGATGTCACCGGGGCGGGGGACGCCATGCTGGCCGCCTTTCTGGCCGCGCTGCTGGCCGAGGAATCACTGCCGGAGGCGGGGCGAGAGGCCCACGCGGCGGCGGCCCTGACGGTGGAAAGCGCGCAGACGGTGGTGCCGGGCCTGTCGAGAGCGGCGGTACGGCAGCGGCTGGTCCAGTCCACTGAATAG